Proteins encoded within one genomic window of Macrobrachium nipponense isolate FS-2020 chromosome 9, ASM1510439v2, whole genome shotgun sequence:
- the LOC135218520 gene encoding uncharacterized protein LOC135218520 gives MKVLAVLCLLGLVAAEPQLILPYSSPLLTPTIKADGGVISTYTATYPYAGIPLVKAALPGTPLLKSGLPSTPLVQTGLPLIHGYHPFSIPTVVAAKPAEVTAARQKRSADPEPAINFPSTLGTISTPAATIPATLATIPTTLNYNYAGLPAAISPYTIPQTIPYAGAAGVTPFVGTWPFTTGLSPYTTHMPYLYPVVSSAKIETPKGEAVSRAKRSADPEADPQLLTTNTGVTGFAYPAVNTGTFAPTTYTYQNLPITYPTTYTAAFPSFRTLPVNTVFG, from the exons ATGAAGGTTCTG GCAGTGCTGTGTCTTTTGGGTCTGGTGGCCGCTGAGCCCCAGTTGATCTTGCCTTACAGCTCACCTCTGCTGACCCCGACGATCAAGGCTGATGGTGGCGTGATCAGCACCTACACTGCAACATATCCTTATGCTGGCATTCCATTGGTAAAGGCTGCCCTTCCCGGCACTCCATTGCTGAAGAGTGGCCTTCCCAGCACTCCATTGGTGCAGACTGGCCTTCCTTTAATTCATGGATATCATCCATTCTCCATTCCTACTGTGGTAGCTGCCAAGCCTGCTGAGGTAACCGCTGCCCGCCAGAAGCGCTCTGCTGATCCCGAGCCAGCCATCAACTTCCCAAGCACACTTGGCACTATTTCTACTCCAGCAGCCACCATCCCAGCTACTTTGGCTACAATCCCAACTACCCTTAATTACAATTATGCTGGCCTTCCTGCTGCTATCAGCCCTTACACCATCCCACAGACCATCCCTTacgctggtgcagctggagttactCCATTTGTAGGAACATGGCCTTTCACCACTGGTCTTAGCCCATACACCACCCACATGCCTTACCTTTACCCTGTTGTGTCCAGTGCCAAGATTGAGACCCCCAAGGGAGAGGCTGTGTCCCGTGCCAAGCGCTCAGCTGACCCAGAGGCTGATCCTCAGCTCTTGACCACAAACACTGGAGTTACTGGTTTCGCTTACCCAGCTGTCAACACTGGAACATTTGCACCAACAACCTACACCTACCAGAACCTCCCAATCACTTACCCAACCACATACACTGCTGCTTTCCCCTCCTTCAGAACTCTGCCAGTTAACACTGTCTTCGGTTAA